The window accGAAATTTACTTAatctgagaaaaaaaattgtatccGGTGACACCCTACCCTGTCTTCAACTCATAATAACCCCGATTTCGATTCCCATCAGCGGCTTTCCAGTGCCATCTTCCTCATTAGGATTAGGGTTCTCCCTCATCATACGTTTAAACAAGACACAAATCACATGATGGAGCATGCGTTGGGGTTCTCCTCACTGAAGTAGTTTGCCAAGACCTCACCAGGCGCATCCGGGTCAGCCTGAGCTTGGGGCGCGTTCTTCACGTAACCAGATGGCGCCTTCTTGTCGTAGGCTTGGGGCACGTACGGGTAAGCGACCAAGTCAATGGGCACGTACGGCCAGAACTCTGCCTTCTTTCCCGTGCTCTTCACTTCCTCCAGCACTTTCCTCGGTTCTACATAGCCGCTCACGACCACTAGGCTCTGCTTTCTGTTTACTTCTACTGATTTTGCCCCTGTTACATCAATTATGAAAATCGGAGTCTAATAATCATAACGACCAAACTATAGTAATAACAATAATGATGATGTACTAAACGAATATGTATTTCAGAGGGAGGGGCGAAGGCAGCGAGAAACCTTTCATGGAGGAAACAGCATTCCTAACTTTCCTTTCGCAGCCATCGCAATCCATTTTAACCTTTATCTTGACCGTCTGCAAAATCACACGCACACAAAAGAGTTGAGATCTTCATGTTTCTTGAACTTTTTAGATGTGCACAAAGTCTCGGTATCATGGTAAGAACCTGCATCGGTTTgcgcttcttcttcttcggggTGGAAACATCGAAATACTCCGAGATACGATCGAGAACACCCATATTGTTGATTCCTGTCTCTTGGAACGAAATGAAAGGCAGTATGATGAAGAAGGAAAACTAGATTGCTAGCTAGATGTGGGAGCTGCACtataattgcatatatatattggaccACAAAGATATTCTGGTTTGGCACCtaatgcaaatatatatatatatatatatatataaattatttatataagcTCTTAAGCAAATCATTGGTATTAATTAATGGCTATCTAGGGAAAGCATACATGTATAGACAATAGGGTCTTGAATTGTATAAGGTGAAGCACGCGGTTATAGATTTACAGCTAGCATTGAAAATGACCGTCAAATCAATGAGCACTCGGTGCGGACGCATTCAACTGGTAACTAAAAGGTTTCTGaattcacaaaaataaaaaaaagttactgATTCGATATATATTCATTGTAGGACTGTACATGCTCATTTATTTGCTATTACGATTCTTATGTCATTTTATATTAGGTCAATGGACCTCCATTGTAACTAAGAAAATGACCGTCTAGTATCGTGATTTTACTTTTGTTCGTGCCGTTGAGCGATTTCTACTTTATGTTATCAAGAATATTGTAATATCTCCAAGATATGATGCAGAGGCAActggtttaaaaattatcacTTGAAGTTGATCGAATAAGTCGGTACATCCTTCTGTATCTTTTCTTGTctgaagatattttgaaggGTCCAAACAGCACTTTGTTCACAATGCacagaatatatataagattcaCGGTAAATGCATAAAGATAGCATAACCAGTCCCACCATTTAAGAGAGTGAGTTTTTGCCAAAAATGACCTTGATACGCATAATTGATCATAATTTGCTTAATGATCTTTCGGCTCAGTGAACGAGATCTTCGGTCTTCAAATGTTAACAGAGTTTGTTCTTACTCTTTGATATCTCAAGCTTGGATTCCTTCTAAGTTTGTGTTAAGTAGTTGTGCAAATGTATTAACTAGCGTGACAATAGATACTATATTCAAACTATTGACGCCAGAAAGAGACTAGTCTAAGCATATATTACAGTCCAGCTTACCATTACTACGACCCTccgagaaagaaaaaatagatatTATATTCTCTTTGTatcaaagaaaaggaaaggaataACCTTCGAGTTCATCCTCGAGCTTTCACGCACTTTCTCTATTTTCATCCTCGAAATTTAATTTGGTCCAGTCTCATCATGGTGAATGTGTGAACccaaatttaatctcgtcggggcccgcatgcatGCGC of the Punica granatum isolate Tunisia-2019 chromosome 6, ASM765513v2, whole genome shotgun sequence genome contains:
- the LOC116209952 gene encoding heavy metal-associated isoprenylated plant protein 22-like: MGVLDRISEYFDVSTPKKKKRKPMQTVKIKVKMDCDGCERKVRNAVSSMKGAKSVEVNRKQSLVVVSGYVEPRKVLEEVKSTGKKAEFWPYVPIDLVAYPYVPQAYDKKAPSGYVKNAPQAQADPDAPGEVLANYFSEENPNACSIM